The following are encoded together in the Cynocephalus volans isolate mCynVol1 chromosome 4, mCynVol1.pri, whole genome shotgun sequence genome:
- the LOC134375039 gene encoding olfactory receptor 8J2-like, with protein MEQIKYLEIDSHIHAYDRYVAICNPLLYMVLVSPQICHLLVFLTYLQSLITAVTVTSCVFSLSFCTSNIINHFYCDDIPLLALSCSDTYLLETAVFTFSGTNLCFSMIVVLISYFNIVLAILRIRSSEGRQKAFCSCASHMMAVSVFYGTLLFMYFQPSSNHASDTDKIASVFCTLVIPVLNPMIYSPSNKDVKHALKRFLDNPSLSFKLMQI; from the exons ATGGAACAAATTAAGTACTTAGAAATAGATTCACACATACACG cctatgaccgctatgtggctATTTGCAACCCCCTGCTGTACATGGTGCTGGTGTCTCCGCAGATCTGCCATCTGCTGGTTTTCCTCACATACCTCCAAAGTCTGATCACAGCAGTGACTGTCACTTCCTGTGTGTTCTCCTTGTCATTCTGCACTTCCAACATAATCAACCATTTCTACTGTGATGACATTCCTTTGTTAGCCTTGTCCTGTTCTGATACTTACCTTCTAGAAACAGCAGTATTTACCTTCTCGGGGACCAACTTATGTTTCTCCATGATTGTTGTTCTCATATCCTACTTCAACATTGTCCTTGCCATTCTGAGGATACGTTCCTCAGAGGGACGACAAAAAGCCTTCTGCAGCTGCGCTTCTCACATGATGGCTGTCTCTGTGTTCTATGGGACTCTTCTTTTCATGTATTTCCAACCAAGTTCCAACCACGCCTCAGATACTGACAAAATAGCCTCGGTCTTCTGCACCCTAGTAATACCAGTGCTGAACCCCATGATTTACAGCCCAAGTAACAAGGATGTGAAACATGCATTGAAGAGATTCTTGGATAACCCATCACTATCCTTTAAATTAAtgcaaatttaa
- the LOC134376516 gene encoding olfactory receptor 5T1-like, whose product MTQSGQWIQLKNVTDVTMFILTGFTDDFKLQGFLFLFFLSIYLFTLIGNLGLVVLVIGDSRLYSPMYYFLSVLSVVDASYSTVVTPKMLINFLAENKSISFLGCAAQMFLFVTLGTTECFLLAAMAYDRYVAIYNPLLYSVSMSPRVYVPLMLASYISGILHATTHTVATFSLSFCGSNEIRHIFCDIPSLLAISCSDTHTNQLLLFYFVGSIEIVTILIVLISYGFILVAILKMHSAEGKLKVFSTCGSHITGVTIYHGTILFMYVRPSSNYTLEHDMIVSVFYTIVIPMLNPIIYSLRNKDVKEAMKRWFERNWFINKVHIQH is encoded by the exons atgacccagtctggacaatg GATTCAGTTGAAGAACGTGACTGACGTCACAATGTTTATATTGACAGGATTCACCGATGATTTTAAGCTGCAAGGcttcctatttttattctttctttcaatcTATCTTTTTACTCTGATAGGAAATTTAGGACTGGTTGTATTGGTCATTGGCGATTCCAGGCTCTACAGCCCCATGTACTATTTTCTGAGTGTTTTGTCAGTTGTCGATGCATCCTATTCTACTGTTGTCACCCCCAAAATGTTAATCAATTTCTTGGCAGAGAATAAATCCATTTCATTTCTTGGATGTGCAGCACAGATGTTTCTCTTTGTTACTTTAGGAACCACGGAATGCTTTCTCTTGGCTGCAATGGCGTATGATCGCTATGTAGCCATCTACAACCCACTTCTGTACTCAGTGAGCATGTCACCCAGAGTCTATGTGCCACTCATGCTTGCTTCCTATATCAGTGGCATTTTACATGCAACTACACACACAGTTGCCACATTCAGCCTGTCCTTCTGTGGATCCAATGAAATTAGACACATCTTTTGTGATATCCCTTCTCTCCTCGCTATTTCTTGTTCTGACACTCACACAAACCAGCTTCTACTCTTCTACTTTGTTGGCTCCATTGAGATAGTCACTATCCTGATTGTCCTAATCTCCTATGGTTTCATTCTGGTGGCCATTCTGAAGATGCACTCTGCTGAAGGGAAACTGAAAGTGTTCTCTACATGTGGCTCTCACATAACTGGAGTGACAATTTATCATGGAACAATCCTCTTCATGTATGTGAGACCCAGTTCAAACTACACTCTGGAGCATGACATGATAGTGTCAGTATTTTACACCATTGTGATTCCCATGCTGAATCCCATCATCTACAGTCTGAGgaacaaagatgtaaaagaaGCAATGAAAAGATGGTTTGAGAGAAATTGGTTTATAAATAAAGTGCATATTCAGCATTGA